GCGGATGCGCGTGCATCGCGTGTGGGCGCGCTCACACGTGTGCACACCGAGCCCCCGTTCACCTCCGCTCCCCCACGCGTGCCCACCCTCGCGCCCGTCCCGCACCCCCGGTGCGTgctcacccccacccccccgtgTTCCCGCCCCACGCGCCGCCCCACGCGTGACATCTGCCCGCGGCTGCCACCCAGCGGCCGGCGCTGCCCTGACACGCGGGGTGAAAGGCGTGGGGACACCCCGACCCCCCGGGGCCGCTGTCCCCAGCTCAGCCCGGCGGCACCGGGGACATTTGGGGACGCGGTGACAAAGCACGCAGGACACGGTGGGACagttgtgcagcagctgctgctcctttaGTGTGTGACAGGCGCCCGGGGGCgccgtccccgtgtcccctccCCGGGGGGACACCACCCTTTGGTCCTAGCAGTGACCCCGTGCATGGCTCCCCAGaatgtccccacgtcccccccTCCTGCAGAACCCCTGTGCAAAATGGGGGACAGACAGAGGGGACAGACGGACGGTGGGGACAGACAGACGGTGGGGACAGACAGACGGTGGCAGGGGGGCTAAGTGCTGTTTGGGGTCACCATGGCACAGGCAGATTTGGGGACGGGAGCCCCGTTTTGTCCTTGGGGGGGgggattttttccccatgttctTCCCTTCCGGTGCGGGTGACACCGCCGCTCAGCGTCCCCGTGGGCAATGGGGACACAGGACCGAGGGACCGGGGCCATTGTTCCCAACACaatggggaggaagaggaggccgCATTCCTCTGCCTCCGGACAGACCAGACGGACACACGGAACCGGACAGAACGGATGGACGGGGGGCAGAGGGCTTAACCCTTTAAGGCACGGGGTTGAAGGCACCACGGCGGGACGggggacacggtgacacccGTCCCATGCGTCGATCGATAGGCCTGGAGAAtaaatatgtgaaaaaataaacgagatggatggacggacagatggatggacggatggacagacagacggacggacggacggatggatggatggatggacggatggatggacggatggatggatggatggacggacggacggacggatggatggatggatggatggatggatggatggatgggtggatggatggatggatggacgggGCTAGCAGCCGGCAGGCGCCTGGCCGAGGCTCTCGCGCAGGCAGcgcagctgctcctgccccagctTGATCTTCTCGTCCAGCTCGCGCTGCTCGGCCGTCAGCGCCGACTTCATCTTGATGAAGTGCCGGTAGTCCTGCAGCTGCTCGGGGGGCAGGTAGCGGGCCACCATGGCCCCCACCGCCTCCTCCCGCCGCCCCACGTGCTCCCGCAGCTCCTTGGCGTCCTCCAGCTGCGCCGCCAGCAGCCGCTGCTTCTCCCGCAGGGCCACCTACAGATGACACCCAGGACGTGGGTCCCGCCGCCCCGCTGCAGCCCGACCCCCCGCGCGCCGCCGCCGTTCCCCGTTCCCGTGGCGCACCTTGTCCTCGGAGGCGGCGTGCGGCCCCAGGGCGCTCAGCGCGTTCTCCACCCGCGCCAGGCGGCCCgacagggacagcagcaggttGACCACCTTGTCCAGGTCCCCCACGAAGAGGCGGTACTTGTCGAACTCGCCCGGCGTGCACAGCGCCTGCAGGCGGGCGGCCACCTCCTCGCCCAGCGCCCCGTTGGCGCTGatgtcctcctgcagcccccgctGCGCCTCCCGCAGCACCGCCAGCTTGCGGCTCAGGCtctccaccagctgcagctgttggggggatggggacagacgGGGTTGGGGACCAACGCTGGGGAGCAGGGATCCCAGCACGGCGCTGAGCATCCTGCCGCGGGAAGGATGCAGCGAGCGGCCTTGCACGGATGGACTCATGCAGTCAGCGTCCTTGCACAGATCGGGGATGCAGCGAGCATTATTGCACGGATGGAAGCGTGCAGCCGGCATCTTTGTACAGATGCAGACAGGCATGCAGCTGGCATCGCTGCATGGATGAAGGCATGCAGCTTGCATCCTggcatggatggatggaggcATGCAGCCAGAATCCTTGCACAGTTGAAGGATGCAGTGAGCAGCCTTGCACGGCTGAGGGATGCAGCCACCATCCTTGCACAGATCCTTgcaccctgcagccagcactccTGCACAGATGGAACAGTGCAGCCAGCATCCTCCACCCGGACACCCCCATCCCCGTTACCTTCTTCTCCACCAGCTCCCGCTCcaactcctcctcctcctctgagcTCCCCTCCGCCACCTCTGGCAGCTCCTTCACCTTGCCCAGCACCTCGGCTTTGCCATAATACGCTGCGTACGAGGGGGGGCTGCCGGTGGCCCCGGAGGGCGGCGAGATGGGCTCGAAGCCCTGCCTGCGGGCACAGGGACTCAGTGATGGGGACACCGCCATCCCCACGGGCCCAGGAGACACGGGGTGCCAACCCTACCTGTCCTGAGGCTCCTGGTGCCAATCCTGCCGGATCCGCTCCCTCCACGCCTGGCGGTCTCCTGCCGCCAGCAGCTCGCCCATAACGGTGGCAGTGGTGACCGGAGGGGACACCAAAATGCTGGCCAAGGAGCGGTCCCTGCCCGCCACgtcccacagcagctcctccgAATTCATGCGGCGGGGTTGGGGCCGTCCCCCTCGGGCACTCGGCCCCTCGGGGCTGCGGGAATGGGGTCCCCCTGGGGTGCCCACAGGGCTGGGGGCGGGCAGGGGGCACTCGCTggaccagccccgctctcggCCTCGGCTGAGCCTTTGGGGGGGGTcctcctgctcccagggctCCTTCGATATCGAGCACTCCTCCCTGACCCTGCAGACACAGTGGTGGGAACATCACTGCATGGGGACACGCAGggaggggatggagagctcAGGGACCCCCCCTCCCCATCTGCAAACCCCCCCACACAGGGACCCCCCGCGTCCCATCCAGCCAAGTGATGGGGATGCTGACACCATCCTCCTAAGGACAGTGTGGTCCCCAACCCCCAGAAGCGGGGAGGTGGCCACAGGGTCCCCACAGCGCCcacctgcagagctcagcttcGGGTTCTGGCGTCCCATGGGGTCGGCCGGGGGGGGTCTCAGCAGCGAGGCTGCGCGTCCGCTGCCGCACGGCTTCGGCGATGCTACGGGATGGTGGCGGGGCCGTGCCAGATCCGGAGCCGTCTTTGGGATGCTGTGATGCTCGGCGCAACCTGTACTGCTCCCAGTtggggggcggcgggcgggggggCGGGGGACCCTTTTTTTTGGGTAAACCCGGAGCCTCCGATTGCACCCGGAGAAAGTCTCTGCGGGCATGGGGGCTGGAGGGCTCCAAGTTGAGGTGGCTCTCGGAGAAGGCTCGGCCCCGCAGCGGGCGATGCAGAGGCTCCGGGGGGGGCTCGGGGGAGCGAGGTGGCCGCTCACTGTCCCAGGACAGGTCGTGCGTGGACGTGGTGCGGTAGCAGGACGGCCACTCGGGCTCGGTGCTCTCGAAGCAGGGGCGGAAGGGGCCGAGCCGCTGGAAGCCCGGTTTGTAGTGGGAGAGCTCGCTGGGGAGAAAAGCATCGAGAAGTCACCCCCCAGTCGTGCCCACCCCTTTGCATGCAGACCCCCAAACCCCGCATGGGCTCACCCAATGGACTGGCTGGTTTTCCTGCTTATCGCCGGTGGCTCCCACTCCTCCAGGGGAAATTCCTGCGTGGGGATGGAGAGACGACAGGAATCAAGCAGGATCCAGCAAGCCAGGACCCAAGGCCCAACCCCAAATCCCGAAAGCGTGGCTCGCTCACCGGCATAAAGGCCTTTCGGGATGCCCAGGCGCTGCCCTCGTCCCGTGGCATGCAGCAGCAGTCGGGGCAGCGTGCCCAGGGGTGGCAGCGGTAGGCATGGCCGCGGGGCAGCAGCGCCGGGCACATCTCCCCGGCGCAGTAGCGGCAAGGTTCGTGCATCCCAGGGGGAGCCCCATAGGGATAGGGGCAGCCCCGCAGATACTCCAGCTCGCCGTGTCTCGGCAGCACCTTGTAGTAGGGTGGCTGCTCCCGGCAGCACTCGCTGTAGGGTCCAGATACGCGGCGAGCGTCGCGGTGCTCAGCAGTCGGGAAAGGATCAGGCTCGGCCGCTTTTTGGGGTTTTCCGTGCCaggcgggcgcggggcggctgCTCTCCTCGAAGAATCGGCGGCGGTCGGCGAAGGGCAGGAGGACGGCTTCTTCTGCACCCTTGTGCTCATGGGGACTGGGCGAGCGCTGCGGCTGCAGCTTGCGCTCCGGGGACCAGCGCCAGCGTCCCCGGCCGGGTGCCACCCGCTCAGCTTCGGGGCCTGACAGTGTG
The window above is part of the Numida meleagris isolate 19003 breed g44 Domestic line chromosome 8, NumMel1.0, whole genome shotgun sequence genome. Proteins encoded here:
- the SHROOM4 gene encoding protein Shroom4 isoform X1, with translation MGRGSRWGSPLTSLLVPAVGWAGPSLVSPAHRPQFGRYLRALPSCLPGEGRGGSAGLPSPPVQPLCRLLPARLQHWGAQRVLGCAAAGAQLHPWRSVPVLRPHSWHMAKLAEIRPDAPAMHCPPDAFSLSWPSGCDVSELSLQWNPLSRHCSTDRSSSIGSMESLDQPGHAYYEGTPSPVEHHSKRDSAYSSFSASSNTSDCALSLRPEDAAGPEGPCKPPDPRYLQTGAEGAEARHAARHPVPPQPPVRRDSLRASPASGTDRRRVSVPAAPLHAQGRWISDTFLCQRDKDGEGSSGRMPAPCPPREHLSADQYYMLSSHPDRCAGDGGDRSYPESSAHRAPDAGMETAGDTALLSPLQGHRHSAPEQLLASQLRALHVSTGSGRASPASPAPDNHRWTTSPLHAEPRGPGGLSPAPSTEGLAEEHRAGGRRGGGPPNRSAHFRRRSERFATNLRNEIQRRKAQLQKSRGPGAQPRGEEPVEEAEEPTEGSPSPAPSPAPSEDGRSCAGDTLSGPEAERVAPGRGRWRWSPERKLQPQRSPSPHEHKGAEEAVLLPFADRRRFFEESSRPAPAWHGKPQKAAEPDPFPTAEHRDARRVSGPYSECCREQPPYYKVLPRHGELEYLRGCPYPYGAPPGMHEPCRYCAGEMCPALLPRGHAYRCHPWARCPDCCCMPRDEGSAWASRKAFMPEFPLEEWEPPAISRKTSQSIGELSHYKPGFQRLGPFRPCFESTEPEWPSCYRTTSTHDLSWDSERPPRSPEPPPEPLHRPLRGRAFSESHLNLEPSSPHARRDFLRVQSEAPGLPKKKGPPPPRPPPPNWEQYRLRRASQHPKDGSGSGTAPPPSRSIAEAVRQRTRSLAAETPPGRPHGTPEPEAELCRVREECSISKEPWEQEDPPQRLSRGRERGWSSECPLPAPSPVGTPGGPHSRSPEGPSARGGRPQPRRMNSEELLWDVAGRDRSLASILVSPPVTTATVMGELLAAGDRQAWRERIRQDWHQEPQDRQGFEPISPPSGATGSPPSYAAYYGKAEVLGKVKELPEVAEGSSEEEEELERELVEKKLQLVESLSRKLAVLREAQRGLQEDISANGALGEEVAARLQALCTPGEFDKYRLFVGDLDKVVNLLLSLSGRLARVENALSALGPHAASEDKVALREKQRLLAAQLEDAKELREHVGRREEAVGAMVARYLPPEQLQDYRHFIKMKSALTAEQRELDEKIKLGQEQLRCLRESLGQAPAGC
- the SHROOM4 gene encoding protein Shroom4 isoform X3, whose protein sequence is MGRGSRWGSPLTSLLVPAVGWAGPSLVSPAHRPQFGRYLRALPSCLPGEGRGGSAGLPSPPVQPLCRLLPARLQHWGAQRVLGCAAAGAQLHPWRSVPVLRPHSWHMAKLAEIRPDAPAMHCPPDAFSLSWPSGCDVSTDRSSSIGSMESLDQPGHAYYEGTPSPVEHHSKRDSAYSSFSASSNTSDCALSLRPEDAAGPEGPCKPPDPRYLQTGAEGAEARHAARHPVPPQPPVRRDSLRASPASGTDRRRVSVPAAPLHAQGRWISDTFLCQRDKDGEGSSGRMPAPCPPREHLSADQYYMLSSHPDRCAGDGGDRSYPESSAHRAPDAGMETAGDTALLSPLQGHRHSAPEQLLASQLRALHVSTGSGRASPASPAPDNHRWTTSPLHAEPRGPGGLSPAPSTEGLAEEHRAGGRRGGGPPNRSAHFRRRSERFATNLRNEIQRRKAQLQKSRGPGAQPRGEEPVEEAEEPTEGSPSPAPSPAPSEDGRSCAGDTLSGPEAERVAPGRGRWRWSPERKLQPQRSPSPHEHKGAEEAVLLPFADRRRFFEESSRPAPAWHGKPQKAAEPDPFPTAEHRDARRVSGPYSECCREQPPYYKVLPRHGELEYLRGCPYPYGAPPGMHEPCRYCAGEMCPALLPRGHAYRCHPWARCPDCCCMPRDEGSAWASRKAFMPEFPLEEWEPPAISRKTSQSIGELSHYKPGFQRLGPFRPCFESTEPEWPSCYRTTSTHDLSWDSERPPRSPEPPPEPLHRPLRGRAFSESHLNLEPSSPHARRDFLRVQSEAPGLPKKKGPPPPRPPPPNWEQYRLRRASQHPKDGSGSGTAPPPSRSIAEAVRQRTRSLAAETPPGRPHGTPEPEAELCRVREECSISKEPWEQEDPPQRLSRGRERGWSSECPLPAPSPVGTPGGPHSRSPEGPSARGGRPQPRRMNSEELLWDVAGRDRSLASILVSPPVTTATVMGELLAAGDRQAWRERIRQDWHQEPQDRQGFEPISPPSGATGSPPSYAAYYGKAEVLGKVKELPEVAEGSSEEEEELERELVEKKLQLVESLSRKLAVLREAQRGLQEDISANGALGEEVAARLQALCTPGEFDKYRLFVGDLDKVVNLLLSLSGRLARVENALSALGPHAASEDKVALREKQRLLAAQLEDAKELREHVGRREEAVGAMVARYLPPEQLQDYRHFIKMKSALTAEQRELDEKIKLGQEQLRCLRESLGQAPAGC
- the SHROOM4 gene encoding protein Shroom4 isoform X4, coding for MAKLAEIRPDAPAMHCPPDAFSLSWPSGCDVSTDRSSSIGSMESLDQPGHAYYEGTPSPVEHHSKRDSAYSSFSASSNTSDCALSLRPEDAAGPEGPCKPPDPRYLQTGAEGAEARHAARHPVPPQPPVRRDSLRASPASGTDRRRVSVPAAPLHAQGRWISDTFLCQRDKDGEGSSGRMPAPCPPREHLSADQYYMLSSHPDRCAGDGGDRSYPESSAHRAPDAGMETAGDTALLSPLQGHRHSAPEQLLASQLRALHVSTGSGRASPASPAPDNHRWTTSPLHAEPRGPGGLSPAPSTEGLAEEHRAGGRRGGGPPNRSAHFRRRSERFATNLRNEIQRRKAQLQKSRGPGAQPRGEEPVEEAEEPTEGSPSPAPSPAPSEDGRSCAGDTLSGPEAERVAPGRGRWRWSPERKLQPQRSPSPHEHKGAEEAVLLPFADRRRFFEESSRPAPAWHGKPQKAAEPDPFPTAEHRDARRVSGPYSECCREQPPYYKVLPRHGELEYLRGCPYPYGAPPGMHEPCRYCAGEMCPALLPRGHAYRCHPWARCPDCCCMPRDEGSAWASRKAFMPEFPLEEWEPPAISRKTSQSIGELSHYKPGFQRLGPFRPCFESTEPEWPSCYRTTSTHDLSWDSERPPRSPEPPPEPLHRPLRGRAFSESHLNLEPSSPHARRDFLRVQSEAPGLPKKKGPPPPRPPPPNWEQYRLRRASQHPKDGSGSGTAPPPSRSIAEAVRQRTRSLAAETPPGRPHGTPEPEAELCRVREECSISKEPWEQEDPPQRLSRGRERGWSSECPLPAPSPVGTPGGPHSRSPEGPSARGGRPQPRRMNSEELLWDVAGRDRSLASILVSPPVTTATVMGELLAAGDRQAWRERIRQDWHQEPQDRQGFEPISPPSGATGSPPSYAAYYGKAEVLGKVKELPEVAEGSSEEEEELERELVEKKLQLVESLSRKLAVLREAQRGLQEDISANGALGEEVAARLQALCTPGEFDKYRLFVGDLDKVVNLLLSLSGRLARVENALSALGPHAASEDKVALREKQRLLAAQLEDAKELREHVGRREEAVGAMVARYLPPEQLQDYRHFIKMKSALTAEQRELDEKIKLGQEQLRCLRESLGQAPAGC
- the SHROOM4 gene encoding protein Shroom4 isoform X2; the encoded protein is MERAEGRPGAVQLVHVQLQGGAPWGFTLRGGLEHGEPLIVSKVEDGGKAALSRRLQPGDELVNISGIPLYGSRQEALILIKGSYRTLKMIVRRRSVPVLRPHSWHMAKLAEIRPDAPAMHCPPDAFSLSWPSGCDVSELSLQWNPLSRHCSTDRSSSIGSMESLDQPGHAYYEGTPSPVEHHSKRDSAYSSFSASSNTSDCALSLRPEDAAGPEGPCKPPDPRYLQTGAEGAEARHAARHPVPPQPPVRRDSLRASPASGTDRRRVSVPAAPLHAQGRWISDTFLCQRDKDGEGSSGRMPAPCPPREHLSADQYYMLSSHPDRCAGDGGDRSYPESSAHRAPDAGMETAGDTALLSPLQGHRHSAPEQLLASQLRALHVSTGSGRASPASPAPDNHRWTTSPLHAEPRGPGGLSPAPSTEGLAEEHRAGGRRGGGPPNRSAHFRRRSERFATNLRNEIQRRKAQLQKSRGPGAQPRGEEPVEEAEEPTEGSPSPAPSPAPSEDGRSCAGDTLSGPEAERVAPGRGRWRWSPERKLQPQRSPSPHEHKGAEEAVLLPFADRRRFFEESSRPAPAWHGKPQKAAEPDPFPTAEHRDARRVSGPYSECCREQPPYYKVLPRHGELEYLRGCPYPYGAPPGMHEPCRYCAGEMCPALLPRGHAYRCHPWARCPDCCCMPRDEGSAWASRKAFMPEFPLEEWEPPAISRKTSQSIGELSHYKPGFQRLGPFRPCFESTEPEWPSCYRTTSTHDLSWDSERPPRSPEPPPEPLHRPLRGRAFSESHLNLEPSSPHARRDFLRVQSEAPGLPKKKGPPPPRPPPPNWEQYRLRRASQHPKDGSGSGTAPPPSRSIAEAVRQRTRSLAAETPPGRPHGTPEPEAELCRVREECSISKEPWEQEDPPQRLSRGRERGWSSECPLPAPSPVGTPGGPHSRSPEGPSARGGRPQPRRMNSEELLWDVAGRDRSLASILVSPPVTTATVMGELLAAGDRQAWRERIRQDWHQEPQDRQGFEPISPPSGATGSPPSYAAYYGKAEVLGKVKELPEVAEGSSEEEEELERELVEKKLQLVESLSRKLAVLREAQRGLQEDISANGALGEEVAARLQALCTPGEFDKYRLFVGDLDKVVNLLLSLSGRLARVENALSALGPHAASEDKVALREKQRLLAAQLEDAKELREHVGRREEAVGAMVARYLPPEQLQDYRHFIKMKSALTAEQRELDEKIKLGQEQLRCLRESLGQAPAGC